Within the Mucilaginibacter sp. CSA2-8R genome, the region CATAGTAAAACCAGCATCAACCGCGCCACGGTTAGCTGCTGCTTTAATAATGGCCGGCACCTCGTTACTGTTAAGTCCCTGAATGATAGGTGCCGTCATCACCCTTACTGGCACACCTTTTTGCGAAAGCTTTTCAACTACATTTAACCGGCCTATAGAGGTTACCGTACGCGGTTCCAACTTTTGCCGCAGCTGCTCATCAAGTGAGGTGATGGATATATTAACATGAATTAAGTTAAGCTTAGCCAGTTCAGTAATAATATCTATATCGCGCAGGATGAGGTTGTTTTTAGTAATGATGCTTACAGGGTGCTTATACTGCAAAAACAGTTGCAGCATGCGCCTGGTAATTTCCAGTTCGCGCTCAATAGGCTGGTAGCAATCAGTATTGCCCGATAAAACGATTGGTGCAGGCTTGTAGCGGCGTTTGTTGAAATATTGTTCAAGCAATTCGGGCGCATTACGCTTTACTATAATTTTTCGTTCAAAATCAAGCCCGGCACTAAAGCCGTAATACTCGTGGCTGTTGCGTGCATAACAGTAAATACAGCCATGCTCACACCCTTGGTAGGGATTGATAGAATCGCGGTGGTGGATATCCGGACTATTGGATCTGCTGACTATTTGTCTGGGCGTTTCTTCAAAAATTTGCGTTTTGCCGTTTTGCAGCATAGGCTCGTCAAGCGCCTCAATATGCTGAGCAACATAGCTGGCTTTTAGGTACTTATTATGTGTATTTACCTGTGCACCCCGCCCCTTAAAATAATCCTCGTTCGCCGCTACTGCCATAAAACAAATTTGCTAATTTATTTAGCACGTTTGCAACTTTAAATTTTTTATTTTACAATAGGCAACGGTAAACAAAAAAGCGCCTGCAAATAATATGCAGGCGCTTAACTCTTCATGGAATTTTAGAAATTTCTTTTCAACTTAGCTTTGAGTAATTGGTTGGTGCAGCGCATGGCAAGCTTCGGCGCAAGCACGGCAGGCTTCTGCACA harbors:
- a CDS encoding PA0069 family radical SAM protein codes for the protein MAVAANEDYFKGRGAQVNTHNKYLKASYVAQHIEALDEPMLQNGKTQIFEETPRQIVSRSNSPDIHHRDSINPYQGCEHGCIYCYARNSHEYYGFSAGLDFERKIIVKRNAPELLEQYFNKRRYKPAPIVLSGNTDCYQPIERELEITRRMLQLFLQYKHPVSIITKNNLILRDIDIITELAKLNLIHVNISITSLDEQLRQKLEPRTVTSIGRLNVVEKLSQKGVPVRVMTAPIIQGLNSNEVPAIIKAAANRGAVDAGFTMVRLNGSIAEIFTDWIHKTFPDRAEKVLNLIRECHDGHLNDSEFGRRMSGDGEVAGSIQQLYRVACNRYLADRQMPEYDLSLFTPKAGKQTSLF